In the Uranotaenia lowii strain MFRU-FL chromosome 1, ASM2978415v1, whole genome shotgun sequence genome, TACGCTACCATGGAAGATAGCAGCTACAAATGGCCGGAGATAGCACCCAATGTGAAGCATTTGTACTTTAGCAATGGGTTCATATGCAAGACTTTCTACGAAACGGTTTCGTTCTACAGTAAGCAGCTAGAATCGTTTGGGACAACTTCGGTGTTTCCAGACCAATATTTCACAGGTTTCGATGCGTCTATAAGCTTCCCAAATGTAAGGAAACTAAGTATTGTCCACCAGGAGTTGCCGTCTTTAAAGCATTTCGAAGGGTTTATGAATCGGTTTACGGATTTGCTGGCGCTGGTGCTTGCTTTGAGCGTAAGCTCTGAAATGTTCACACTTTGTGTGAACAAATTTCCCCTGCTAGAGTACGTTGCACTTTATGAAAATATTCCCGAGGAAACCTTTTCACTGCTTAGTAAACTACCCAAACTAAGGCACCTGAAGCTCAGCTACATTGGTATCGAGTGTGCTTCTGGCATATACAGGTGCGGAACCTTGAAAAATCTTCGGCATCTAACTTTGGACGTTTATTGTTGGAAAGCGACCTTTATCGACACATTTTTTGAGACGCTGGCATATAAAGCACCTCACCTAGAGCGACTGGAGGTTGCCGTTAGATACTCGGATGACATGATGCCGGCGATTTGCAAAAATTTCCCGAAGCTACGGAAGCTTGCAATGGACTACACAAGAGTAGGTGTTAATATTTCTGATTTGTTTATTGCagttaaaatttccattttttttttcaggacaaTTTGTGTCATTCTTTTCTGCAACAACTGACCCAGTTAGAGGAGCTAAGAATAAACAGCACGGATTTCAAGTGGAACCAGATGCGTTGTCCCTCTATCCGAACTTTATTCCTTAAATTGCACAAGGTAAGTACTATCACGAGTTACCTATGTTATTGggtaataaacatttttttctattcgcAGTCACAATTCAACAAATATCAGCAGCAATGGGACGAGATAGGCTCCTGTCTACCCTCTCTGAAGACCCTTGAATTGACCTTTTCGCTTTCGGAGGAACAAACTGCGAGGCTGCAATCGACAATGCCTTCCGGGTGCCACATTATAACCAACTCCAGGAACCAATTGTTCGAATCGGATCTGGTCGATATCAATCGGCAGGCAGAAGACTGGCTGCATAACGCGTAATCTCAACTAAActtatttgattattataacATTATTTCGggaaaaaagcaataaaattatatttgttattCGTATTCCGGTAGATTTGACGGATGGCTTGAATATGGTCGGTACGGTTATTTATTAAGAAGAAACCCtagtttaattatttaattaaaacgttaagttaaaaaaataacgataTATTTCCGGTTACTTAACCTATTGGCAGAGTTATAGATCAGCCCTCGCAGATTCTAGGTTCAAAAACAGTTAATTGTTACTTTAGCCTTCAATAAAGGGGTAAAACATGGCCGTTTGAAATTAATCCTATTCAATTTTATCCCAGGTATTCCTGTTCAATTTGGGCTTGTTAATAGATAAACACTGAAGAGTTGGGTCAGTTCTGTAAGCGATTGCtaatattgtttgttttgttcttATTCTTCAGTCTCTCATAAACACTTTCAGCAGAGGCATTTTTAAGAATGCTTCATTCTCCTTTTTCTTAAGTACAGTATTTTTCTTGCTTTATTAAACCCAGTTAGTTAATTATTGCCAGCCTATAGACTGATACGCAGCTGACCTTATCAATAGGTCAGTTGTGTTAGCGATTGCTAACATCTTTGCTGTTGCGCTCCACTCTCCCAGAACTATATACTATTTCAGAAGAGACACATGTTAGggtcagcgttgccacattcaaatcttttttttttagataaatctgtacatgtggcaactCTGGTTCGGATGCCACAATGCCTGGACGATCCTTCTTTGGTTTCGCT is a window encoding:
- the LOC129755777 gene encoding uncharacterized protein LOC129755777, which produces MEEASAFDKLPDELVEQIFDKLRLDARKTASQVCRRWSEIAFSKRFLRHVTLKISFDGHCGDLGPVLENSCRSYRNMTVTFCGDLDYVVPYAMLKFASSLESLVFLRDTTSDDMIHSEEYLRAFLNGLYSLYNLKELRLEIPFFYDFKAENIDRSAFRPLSNLENLYIGYATMEDSSYKWPEIAPNVKHLYFSNGFICKTFYETVSFYSKQLESFGTTSVFPDQYFTGFDASISFPNVRKLSIVHQELPSLKHFEGFMNRFTDLLALVLALSVSSEMFTLCVNKFPLLEYVALYENIPEETFSLLSKLPKLRHLKLSYIGIECASGIYRCGTLKNLRHLTLDVYCWKATFIDTFFETLAYKAPHLERLEVAVRYSDDMMPAICKNFPKLRKLAMDYTRDNLCHSFLQQLTQLEELRINSTDFKWNQMRCPSIRTLFLKLHKSQFNKYQQQWDEIGSCLPSLKTLELTFSLSEEQTARLQSTMPSGCHIITNSRNQLFESDLVDINRQAEDWLHNA